Genomic window (Oryza sativa Japonica Group chromosome 3, ASM3414082v1):
tttcaaataAATCATCGTTTGTTGGTTTGTCCTAAATTAAACATGTTGACCGTTAGTTTGTAAAAATATGTATATAGTTTAACATATGGATCATATACTATGAAACCATTTTTAGTAAGAACTTGAAAAGTTTATAATGTTGACACCTATAAGTGCACACAACGCATAGGCTGCTTAAAGTTCATTTTCAGAAAAAGGATGATACTAATGTACCGTGAATGCACAGAAATTGCCATCAGTAAATGCAGATATGGTATTACTCACTTTCAATTCACTTTAAGCTCACAACATTTTACAGTTAGCGAAAAGAGCGAGTCAGAGAGGCCGTAAGACAGGTGCTGACATGAATAGCTCCCTTCAATGGGAAGTAATACACACATTTTTACAGCGTTATCTATGATCAAACGGAAAACACGATTTCCCCGATTGCCACCCGCCAAAGGCCATCACAATGTCATTGTTTTCTTACATCAGAGATTGCAGGAACCTTGGCTGGGTAGTTAGACAAATCCACATCAAGCAAGTCTGTCAGGTCGTAAAGCCCTACATTATCAACTCTGTCCTTGATTGGGGTGCTCATTGTTTCTTCCTGATCTGCCTGGTTTGACGATACGCTTGATGTCACCGCACTGTTCGCAGGCATCACAGAGATGCCAGACAATTCTACATCCCGCCCGGATGGCACGGTACTCACTGAAGGATACTTCCTTTGAGTGCTGTCTCCCTCATTGTGATTGTACAGCACATATTCGTTATAGGTAGGTGCAAACTGCATGAGAATGGAGCAGATTATACAAAGACATTGGCATATTATGGTGATGTGTGTGGAAAAACAAAGCCCCCAGATGCAAGGGGTATATGCAATATCCTGGTTACCTGATGAACAGTATCATGGTAGAAATCATTGAACTTCAGAGCATGCAGAAGGCTTCCCTTGAAATCACCAGAAGGTCGACCATTGGGACCAGCATACTCGTTGTAAGGAAATGCAAATAGGTGGCCAATAGCTGCTATGAGCATTTCAACACACAATACGAAGTTCTGGAGATCAGCAGCTTTTTCAGCATTTTTGATAAACCGAGATTTTGCAGCAAGGAAAACCAGGACACCCTGCAAAGGAGAACTTTAAAATATAGCATGACCCAAGACATAACAATTCCTTGGCTAGGAAACATCTTTACTGTAAACAGTCTGATAAGACATATTGGAACTTGAGATAGCAATCGTACTTGGATGTGAAAAAATTTTGACTGTTGTATATTTACCTGCCAATATGTGAGAAACACTACTGATTTGATCATGATGAATTTTGGGACAGGATTATATGGCCGAAGCAGATCTCTGCATGCCGCATAGAACACCGCAAGAGCATATAGTGCCATTGAGTATGAGACTGTATATATGATAGTAATGTATAGATAGGATTGCTTGACACTAAAGTTTCCATCTGCGTATTTTCCTTTCGCATAAAGTATGAAGGTAATAACCACCAAAATAGGCTTAAGAATCACAAACTGCAAACAGCCTTGTTTGCATCTCCGAATAAAACGCCTGTCCAATAACATAATTTTAATCAGCACTTGCATAGATATGACATACTCTCTGAATGTTACTGTGCAACTGCATGTTGAAGCATTAGATTGTTACAATAAGCACTTAATATGTGCAAAAGATATGTACGCACCCATCTAGAGGAATAGCTGGAAAACAGCAAGTCATCAGAAACCACGATGGCTTCAGGGTTCGCCCATTCAAACTTACCACCACAGCACCAGGACCTCCAACCCATGCCAAGCAAAGTGAAAAGAAATTGTAGATGACCCAAGCATCATAACTGAAAAACAATCAGAGAGATTTTAACATTAGTCGGATATGCATTTATTGGTTCAGATCCTAAAACACAAGtgcagtaaaaaaaattcaaaacgtggaaaaaaaaagtatcgaCGATCGCATAAAACATTGATAGGAGGCTATGTGCCTTACGCCCTTAACAAGCACAGACAAGAAAACAGCAATAGAATCATATCCTTGGTCATGGCATCAAATTATTCATAGAATTTATAAACCAGCA
Coding sequences:
- the LOC4334648 gene encoding transmembrane protein 184A, whose translation is MDWAAAGYTAAALVCAAAATVIALVHIYRHLLHYAEPIYQRFIVRLIFMVPVYAVMSFLSLILPDNSIYFNSIREIYDAWVIYNFFSLCLAWVGGPGAVVVSLNGRTLKPSWFLMTCCFPAIPLDGRFIRRCKQGCLQFVILKPILVVITFILYAKGKYADGNFSVKQSYLYITIIYTVSYSMALYALAVFYAACRDLLRPYNPVPKFIMIKSVVFLTYWQGVLVFLAAKSRFIKNAEKAADLQNFVLCVEMLIAAIGHLFAFPYNEYAGPNGRPSGDFKGSLLHALKFNDFYHDTVHQFAPTYNEYVLYNHNEGDSTQRKYPSVSTVPSGRDVELSGISVMPANSAVTSSVSSNQADQEETMSTPIKDRVDNVGLYDLTDLLDVDLSNYPAKVPAISDVRKQ